One genomic segment of Myxococcales bacterium includes these proteins:
- a CDS encoding acyl-CoA dehydrogenase family protein, producing the protein MPDVGTGSATDCDSLLAASLVALPWASIEEVLGGLEDASMGAPRREPVRLAVLGGFAADRVAFATVAGYEAALVRLLAPKSLERVAFCLSEAGGGHPRAIETRLVEDDGAWKLFGTKSFVTLAEHAEWYVVIASAGEHGDRKDLRAALVRRGAPGASVTPRAPLPFAPELPHGALQLDGAPVTELLEGDGFERYAKPFRTVEDTHVTLAIVAYGLAEARRWLWPEEALTTSLRELFALAHEDAAAKETHRALDAALTGARAALDALPWPSAPAEIAGRWLRDRPLLDVASRVRQLRADRARS; encoded by the coding sequence ATGCCGGATGTTGGGACGGGTTCCGCGACCGACTGTGACTCCCTCCTCGCGGCTTCGCTCGTCGCTCTTCCGTGGGCGTCCATCGAAGAGGTCCTCGGTGGCCTGGAGGACGCGTCGATGGGCGCGCCGCGCCGTGAGCCCGTGCGGCTGGCCGTGTTGGGTGGCTTCGCCGCCGATCGCGTGGCCTTTGCGACCGTCGCCGGCTACGAGGCGGCGCTCGTGCGATTGCTGGCGCCCAAGTCCCTCGAGCGCGTCGCCTTCTGCCTGTCGGAAGCGGGCGGCGGTCATCCGCGCGCCATCGAGACGCGCCTCGTGGAGGACGACGGCGCGTGGAAGCTCTTCGGGACCAAGTCCTTCGTGACGCTCGCCGAGCACGCCGAGTGGTACGTCGTCATCGCGAGCGCTGGCGAGCATGGCGACCGCAAGGACTTGAGAGCCGCGCTCGTGCGGCGCGGCGCGCCCGGCGCGAGCGTCACGCCGCGGGCGCCCCTGCCCTTCGCGCCGGAGCTTCCCCACGGCGCCCTCCAACTCGACGGCGCCCCCGTCACCGAGCTGCTCGAAGGCGACGGCTTCGAACGCTACGCAAAGCCGTTCCGCACCGTCGAGGACACGCACGTCACCTTGGCCATCGTGGCCTACGGCCTCGCGGAGGCGCGTCGCTGGCTTTGGCCTGAGGAGGCTCTCACCACGTCGTTGCGAGAGCTCTTCGCGCTAGCCCACGAAGACGCCGCAGCGAAGGAGACGCACCGCGCCCTCGACGCAGCGCTCACAGGCGCACGAGCGGCGCTGGACGCGCTCCCGTGGCCTTCGGCGCCGGCGGAGATCGCCGGCCGATGGCTCCGCGATCGGCCGCTCCTCGACGTAGCCTCGCGCGTCAGGCAGCTTCGTGCTGATCGCGCGCGCTCATGA
- a CDS encoding phosphatase PAP2 family protein yields MNTDPASRPLPGESELVHIPRPAMWARWNRARLIELALNSVVIAVFLRSFALYCEVVIEKRPGVVLPDPVLSRLPVIDFTWATFAVLYVTLSVGIFFLSKHPSRLIASLQTHALMIGFRWIGMYLVPLDPPVGMIALEDPFVTTFGPSVTLTRDLFFSGHTGTMCILALTGTRKSTRVVFAVGTVVVVLFILFQRVHYTFDVFAAPAFAYLAWRIVNGVRKAAGLPDAEADVVS; encoded by the coding sequence GTGAACACCGATCCCGCATCAAGACCCCTTCCCGGCGAAAGCGAGTTGGTCCACATTCCCCGGCCTGCCATGTGGGCCCGTTGGAACCGCGCGCGACTCATCGAGCTCGCCCTGAACTCGGTGGTCATCGCCGTCTTCCTCCGGTCCTTCGCGCTCTACTGCGAGGTCGTCATCGAGAAGCGGCCCGGCGTGGTCTTGCCCGACCCAGTGCTCAGTCGCCTGCCCGTCATCGACTTCACCTGGGCCACCTTTGCGGTCCTCTACGTGACGCTCTCTGTCGGCATCTTCTTTCTCTCGAAGCACCCGTCGCGCCTGATCGCGAGCCTCCAGACCCACGCGCTCATGATCGGCTTCCGGTGGATCGGCATGTACCTCGTGCCGCTCGATCCGCCGGTCGGCATGATCGCTCTCGAAGATCCCTTCGTTACGACGTTTGGCCCGAGCGTCACGCTCACGCGAGACCTCTTCTTCTCCGGCCACACCGGCACCATGTGCATCCTCGCGCTCACGGGCACGCGAAAGAGCACGCGCGTTGTCTTCGCCGTAGGGACCGTCGTCGTCGTCCTCTTCATCCTCTTTCAGCGCGTCCACTACACGTTCGATGTCTTCGCGGCGCCGGCCTTCGCGTACCTCGCGTGGCGCATCGTCAACGGCGTGCGCAAGGCCGCGGGGCTCCCCGACGCCGAAGCCGACGTCGTTTCATGA
- a CDS encoding beta-lactamase family protein, which translates to MRTSMSKTLLPFVPALVAIACSGSTSEATPATSDLSSIDAAPGTEGAPDGGSSGAAPDSGNDSAPAAACSAATLDALAATIGSKLDAAANDPTITANPNFTLLIETEDGQAYSHSQGTSSATTVYESASTSKLVSAVVILDLVDEGLLSLDTKAHDLLPFWTETTVTLRHLLSFTSGFFDEPTCVNQGGANFETCVTSIYTNSSATAPAAGTRFQYSSTHLQVAGLMAMKAKAAASWTAVFDAWKTKSGLFPTATYDLPSATNPRLAGGMHWTANEYLGFLRALAKGQILKPATRTELFANQRGSATLTTSPAWKGLAEDWSYGFGNWLECPSAKQLGTFNCGAGHRNSSAGAYGAYPFIDFENHYFGILARQGKVGTGFEGVTIVRAADEAITKWRTCGK; encoded by the coding sequence ATGCGCACCTCCATGTCGAAGACGTTGCTCCCGTTCGTGCCTGCCCTTGTCGCCATCGCCTGTTCCGGCTCGACCAGCGAGGCGACGCCAGCGACGAGCGATTTGAGCAGCATCGATGCCGCACCGGGCACGGAGGGTGCTCCCGATGGCGGTAGCAGCGGGGCCGCTCCCGACAGCGGCAACGATAGCGCTCCCGCGGCAGCGTGCAGCGCGGCGACGCTGGATGCGCTCGCCGCCACCATCGGATCCAAGCTCGATGCCGCCGCGAACGACCCCACCATCACCGCGAATCCGAACTTCACGCTGCTCATCGAGACCGAGGACGGCCAAGCGTATAGCCACTCGCAAGGCACCTCGTCCGCCACCACCGTCTACGAGTCCGCCTCGACGTCGAAGCTAGTCTCGGCGGTCGTGATCCTCGACCTCGTCGATGAGGGGCTGCTCTCCCTCGACACGAAGGCTCATGACCTCCTCCCGTTTTGGACCGAGACCACGGTCACGTTGCGTCACCTCCTCAGCTTCACGTCGGGCTTCTTCGACGAGCCAACGTGCGTCAACCAAGGCGGGGCGAACTTCGAAACCTGCGTGACGAGCATCTACACGAACAGCAGCGCGACGGCGCCGGCAGCCGGAACGCGCTTCCAATACTCGTCGACGCACCTCCAGGTCGCCGGCCTCATGGCGATGAAGGCCAAGGCGGCGGCCTCATGGACGGCCGTGTTCGACGCTTGGAAAACGAAGAGTGGACTGTTCCCCACGGCCACGTACGACCTCCCATCTGCGACGAACCCACGGCTCGCTGGGGGTATGCACTGGACGGCGAACGAATACCTCGGCTTCCTGCGCGCCCTCGCCAAGGGTCAGATCCTGAAGCCCGCGACCCGTACCGAGCTGTTTGCCAACCAGCGCGGGTCGGCGACGCTAACCACCTCGCCGGCCTGGAAAGGGCTCGCGGAGGACTGGTCCTACGGGTTCGGCAACTGGCTCGAGTGCCCCTCCGCGAAGCAGCTCGGCACCTTCAACTGCGGGGCTGGTCACAGGAACTCGAGCGCCGGCGCCTACGGCGCCTACCCCTTCATCGACTTCGAGAACCACTACTTCGGCATCCTGGCCCGCCAAGGCAAGGTGGGCACGGGGTTCGAAGGCGTGACCATCGTCCGGGCCGCCGACGAGGCCATCACCAAGTGGCGCACCTGCGGGAAGTGA
- a CDS encoding RluA family pseudouridine synthase, protein MSDILELVVPPELAGERLDRAVGKLAKGLSRARLKDAIEGGFVRVDGRRRPKGAPVQEGERITVDTTQIPSADTPAVPEPDAPLVIRFESKEVIVADKPAGQPTAPLRAGETGSLANALVGHYPELAAFGYSPREPGIVHRLDTDTSGLVVVGRTADAFEELRASLKAEALKKTYLVVVKEEGLPDEGTIEFPLTNHPKDQRRVYACVHPRDVIRYAPRPASTQYRVVERKEAWALVEAEAPKALRHQIRAHFAALGHPLAGDELYGGAPIRSLGRHALHASRVRYGGGACVDPFDVSSPLPAALANLMG, encoded by the coding sequence ATGTCAGACATCCTTGAGCTTGTTGTTCCGCCCGAGCTTGCCGGCGAGCGGCTGGATCGCGCCGTTGGCAAGCTGGCGAAAGGTTTGTCGCGCGCTCGCCTCAAGGACGCCATCGAGGGTGGCTTCGTCCGCGTCGACGGCCGTCGCCGTCCGAAGGGCGCTCCGGTCCAAGAGGGCGAACGCATCACCGTCGACACGACGCAGATCCCCTCCGCGGACACGCCCGCCGTGCCTGAGCCCGACGCACCGCTGGTGATTCGCTTCGAATCGAAGGAGGTCATCGTCGCCGACAAACCGGCAGGCCAGCCCACGGCGCCGCTTCGCGCCGGCGAGACCGGCTCGCTCGCCAACGCGCTCGTGGGGCACTACCCGGAGCTTGCCGCGTTCGGCTATTCGCCGCGTGAGCCAGGCATCGTGCACCGGCTCGACACGGACACCTCAGGGCTCGTCGTCGTGGGCCGCACGGCCGACGCGTTCGAGGAGCTCCGCGCGTCGCTCAAGGCCGAGGCGCTCAAGAAGACCTACCTCGTGGTCGTCAAAGAAGAGGGCCTCCCCGACGAAGGCACCATCGAGTTTCCGCTCACGAACCACCCGAAAGATCAGCGCCGCGTCTACGCGTGCGTCCACCCGCGCGACGTCATTCGCTATGCGCCCCGGCCGGCGTCCACGCAGTACCGCGTCGTCGAGCGCAAAGAGGCGTGGGCCCTCGTCGAGGCCGAAGCGCCCAAGGCCCTGCGCCACCAGATTCGCGCGCACTTTGCCGCCTTGGGGCATCCGCTCGCCGGCGACGAGCTCTACGGCGGCGCGCCGATTCGTTCCCTCGGTCGCCATGCGCTGCACGCGTCGCGCGTGCGGTACGGCGGCGGCGCCTGTGTCGATCCCTTCGACGTAAGCTCTCCGCTCCCAGCGGCGCTGGCGAACTTGATGGGGTAG
- a CDS encoding DNA polymerase/3'-5' exonuclease PolX: protein MKSGDVAKRLMEMALRLDVLASRPERARAYRAYAARLKRAGGRAAVRPSATPAAGARTVPPWLKRDLDELIATGSFDALEDARSAVSDELFALAEAPALGPRITRVLLERAGARTVSELADVLRGGFLPRVPSLDAMGKDALRRLLPEPPSMLLASARDAGRLVTCALAAEGALAVVSGDTRRGLERVGELLVLATGIGPRATADVLRSNDDALLVRSVVVSRDEVYCILQGRGPLRVRIVPAEDFALASLAATSDRGHLRWLERHAVGKGGLAAAARGADSEQAIYESLGLPYVVPELRIGACDSGAVVLAERSVRGAFHVHTDWSDGSASIVAMAEAARREGYEYIGISDHSRAAPYANGLDEGRLFDQKKGIQRARRDVRGIEILHGIEVDILPDGTLDLADDVLSTLDFVIASVHSDTRMDRRAMTQRLLRAVQNPWVTMLGHPTGRLLSGKSGYSFDLEAVADAARENDTWMEINANGHRLDLSPALLRRARARGASFAINPDAHSPEGLADVALGECMARRAGLCADSVKNTRGRREMHKLLDERKRLALRH from the coding sequence GTGAAGTCGGGGGACGTAGCGAAGCGGCTCATGGAAATGGCCCTCCGGCTGGACGTCCTCGCTTCCCGGCCCGAGCGGGCCCGCGCCTACCGAGCCTACGCCGCTCGCCTGAAGCGCGCCGGCGGACGTGCAGCCGTCCGGCCTTCCGCCACGCCGGCGGCCGGCGCGAGGACGGTGCCGCCGTGGCTCAAGCGCGACCTCGACGAGCTCATCGCGACGGGTAGCTTCGATGCCCTCGAAGACGCGCGCTCCGCCGTCTCGGACGAGCTCTTCGCGCTCGCCGAGGCGCCGGCTCTCGGGCCGCGGATCACGCGTGTGCTCCTCGAGCGCGCCGGCGCGCGCACCGTCAGCGAGCTCGCCGACGTCCTTCGCGGAGGTTTCTTGCCGCGTGTGCCGAGCCTCGACGCGATGGGCAAGGACGCCCTCCGGCGCTTGCTCCCCGAACCGCCGTCGATGCTCTTGGCCTCGGCGCGCGACGCCGGTCGGCTCGTGACGTGCGCGCTCGCCGCCGAAGGCGCCCTGGCGGTCGTGAGCGGCGATACACGTCGCGGCCTCGAGCGCGTGGGCGAGCTGTTGGTCCTGGCGACGGGCATCGGCCCGCGCGCCACCGCCGACGTGCTCCGCTCCAACGACGACGCGCTCCTCGTGCGCAGCGTGGTGGTCTCGCGCGACGAAGTTTATTGCATTCTGCAAGGACGCGGCCCGCTCAGGGTGCGCATTGTTCCCGCAGAGGACTTCGCCTTGGCGTCGCTGGCCGCCACCAGCGACCGAGGGCACCTTCGCTGGCTCGAACGGCACGCCGTCGGCAAGGGTGGCCTCGCCGCGGCGGCCCGCGGTGCCGACTCGGAGCAGGCGATCTACGAGAGCCTCGGCCTGCCGTACGTCGTGCCGGAGCTTCGCATCGGCGCGTGCGACAGCGGTGCTGTCGTGCTCGCCGAGCGGAGCGTGCGCGGCGCCTTTCATGTCCACACCGACTGGAGCGACGGCAGCGCCTCCATCGTGGCCATGGCCGAAGCGGCGCGCCGCGAAGGCTACGAGTACATCGGCATCAGCGATCACTCGCGCGCCGCCCCTTACGCCAACGGCCTCGACGAAGGGCGCCTGTTCGATCAGAAGAAGGGCATCCAGCGCGCCCGCCGCGACGTGCGAGGGATCGAGATCTTGCACGGCATCGAGGTCGACATCCTCCCCGACGGCACGCTCGATCTCGCCGATGACGTTTTGTCGACGCTCGACTTCGTCATCGCCAGCGTCCACTCCGACACGCGCATGGATCGCCGCGCCATGACGCAGCGGCTGCTCCGCGCCGTGCAGAACCCCTGGGTCACGATGCTCGGTCATCCCACGGGGCGCTTGCTCTCAGGCAAGAGCGGCTACTCGTTCGATCTCGAGGCCGTCGCCGACGCGGCGCGCGAGAACGACACGTGGATGGAGATCAACGCGAACGGCCACCGGCTCGACTTGTCGCCGGCGCTGCTTCGGCGCGCCCGCGCTCGCGGCGCGAGCTTCGCCATCAACCCCGACGCCCACTCGCCAGAGGGCCTCGCCGACGTCGCCCTGGGCGAGTGCATGGCGCGGCGCGCCGGTTTGTGCGCCGATTCCGTCAAGAACACGCGCGGTCGCCGCGAGATGCACAAACTCTTGGACGAACGAAAGCGCCTCGCGCTCCGTCACTGA